From a region of the Fischerella sp. JS2 genome:
- a CDS encoding fasciclin domain-containing protein, whose product MFPQRFHALTGKKWFVKLAWVMGIIGVTTMISSPVLARRFYGFAFLQPSAYRNYPYRNSNSTIADTLSKDGKYANLVDELKEAGLFDTLKKPGYFTIFAPTDNAFNSLDSNVFKQYSQPENRVKVLKYHVIVGEITREQIETGVLKTLEGSELRITQDANGEIKVNNAKVYQPATRTTNGVIAQISGLLIPSDVNF is encoded by the coding sequence ATGTTTCCTCAAAGATTTCATGCCTTAACTGGCAAAAAATGGTTTGTCAAATTGGCTTGGGTGATGGGGATTATTGGTGTCACAACCATGATTAGTTCTCCTGTGTTAGCTAGAAGATTCTATGGCTTTGCCTTTCTGCAACCTTCTGCTTATCGCAACTATCCTTATCGCAACTCCAACAGTACCATTGCTGATACTCTTTCTAAGGATGGGAAATATGCCAATTTAGTTGATGAATTGAAAGAAGCTGGTCTTTTCGACACACTGAAAAAGCCAGGTTATTTCACAATTTTTGCTCCAACTGATAATGCCTTTAATTCTTTAGATAGTAATGTCTTTAAGCAATATAGCCAGCCCGAAAACCGTGTTAAAGTTTTGAAATATCACGTGATTGTTGGCGAAATCACTCGTGAGCAGATCGAAACTGGAGTACTCAAAACTCTAGAAGGCAGTGAACTTAGAATTACCCAAGACGCTAATGGCGAAATCAAGGTAAATAACGCTAAAGTCTACCAACCTGCCACACGTACTACAAATGGTGTAATTGCACAAATTAGCGGACTACTCATACCTTCTGATGTTAACTTCTAA
- a CDS encoding DUF1822 family protein produces MRSHKSRNSSQVSIPTKLGFSVGLYLNKLCLSAVLLWLQEDFAPQAKLWTTTTGLPSF; encoded by the coding sequence TTGCGATCGCACAAATCAAGAAATTCTTCACAGGTTTCAATCCCAACCAAGCTTGGCTTTTCAGTCGGTCTTTATCTCAATAAACTTTGCCTGAGTGCAGTTTTACTGTGGTTACAAGAAGATTTTGCACCTCAAGCAAAGCTTTGGACAACAACCACTGGTTTACCCAGCTTTTAG